The Lactuca sativa cultivar Salinas chromosome 2, Lsat_Salinas_v11, whole genome shotgun sequence genome includes a window with the following:
- the LOC111883403 gene encoding pentatricopeptide repeat-containing protein At1g66345, mitochondrial: protein MKTLLRRIIIPYTKSSSSINTNLPRFQNCINTAAESPHTAAALEEEEKTAETITCVCKSFSNNLNWETLNRKLKFIDVRNSAIINKVLIQLQEPPNAKKALSFFHWSSHFGNITHQTRTYALVIHILVNAKLIKDASALIESVLIRSVTGNLKDPDCKGSSSVLSFIHSLMNNYEVTSSTPFVFDLTIQICSKLRMIDEAIDVCFCLGEHGFRLSVISYNTLLHVIQKSDKTKLVWRVYEQMIKHRTYPNEKTTGIMINALCKEGKLQTFVDMIDRIDGKRCLPRVIVNTCLVFTMIEEGKIEDGLVLLKRMLIKNMITDTISYSLIVYAKIKLGQLESAREVFDEMLKRGFKANSFVHTSFIGAYCEAGKVESGDELFKEMECIGLKPYNDTYTHMIVGFSKVGRFEESLNLCQKMVQNGFIPSCLTFNEVVKMVNGHESVHKVDEMLTLLLDKGFLPDVNTYTYLVAGYGRDGDIEGVLKVYYEMEYRKLSPGVLVFTWLIVSLYECGRSEESERYFRTMKARSLVPIDYTYHKLISNLEIENDIN from the coding sequence ATGAAGACGCTCTTACGCCGAATTATCATTCCTTACACCAAATCCTCTTCATCAATCAATACTAACCTTCCTCGCTTTCAGAATTGCATTAATACGGCGGCAGAATCACCACACACGGCGGCGGCGCTGGAAGAGGAAGAGAAGACAGCGGAAACAATCACCTGCGTCTGCAAATCCTTTTCAAATAACCTCAACTGGGAAACCCTTAATCGGAAGCTTAAGTTCATCGACGTCAGAAACTCAGCTATCATCAACAAAGTATTGATTCAACTCCAAGAACCACCAAATGCCAAAAAGGCTCTGTCTTTCTTCCACTGGTCATCCCATTTCGGCAACATCACACACCAAACACGAACGTACGCTCTTGTAATACACATTTTGGTTAATGCGAAGCTAATCAAAGATGCCAGCGCGTTAATTGAATCAGTTCTTATCCGATCTGTTACAGGTAATTTGAAAGATCCTGACTGTAAAGGATCTTCTTCTGTCCTCTCGTTTATTCATTCGTTGATGAATAATTATGAGGTCACTAGTTCAACTCCATTTGTGTTTGATTTAACGATACAAATTTGTTCAAAGTTGAGGATGATTGATGAGGCTATAGATGTATGTTTTTGTTTGGGAGAACATGGATTTAGATTGAGTGTTATCAGTTACAATACCTTATTGCACGTAATTCAGAAATCAGATAAGACTAAGTTGGTTTGGAGAGTTTATGAGCAGATGATCAAACATAGAACATACCCAAATGAAAAGACTACCGGGATCATGATTAACGCATTGTGTAAAGAAGGAAAGCTGCAAACTTTTGTTGATATGATAGATAGGATTGATGGAAAGAGATGCTTGCCTAGAGTGATCGTTAACACTTGTTTGGTTTTCACGATGATAGAGGAAGGAAAAATCGAAGATGGGTTAGTTTTGTTAAAGAGGATGTTGATAAAGAACATGATTACGGATACCATTTCATATTCTTTGATCGTGTATGCCAAGATAAAGCTAGGACAATTAGAGTCTGCACGGgaggtgttcgatgaaatgctcaAGAGAGGTTTCAAGGCAAATTCCTTTGTGCACACATCTTTTATAGGAGCATATTGTGAGGCTGGAAAGGTTGAAAGTGGAGATGAACTGTTTAAAGAAATGGAATGTATCGGTTTGAAGCCATACAATGACACATATACTCATATGATTGTTGGTTTTTCAAAAgttggaagatttgaagaaagCTTGAATCTTTGTCAAAAAATGGTGCAAAATGGATTCATTCCAAGTTGTTTAACCTTCAATGAAGTGGTTAAAATGGTAAATGGACATGAGAGTGTGCATAAAGTAGATGAAATGTTGACTCTTTTGTTGGATAAAGGGTTCTTGCCAGATGTAAATACATATACCTATCTTGTTGCAGGTTATGGACGTGATGGAGATATTGAGGGGGTTTTGAAGGTTTATTATGAAATGGAATACAGGAAACTATCTCCTGGGGTTTTGGTGTTTACTTGGTTGATTGTTAGTCTTTATGAATGTGGAAGATCGGAGGAATCAGAGAGATATTTTAGAACAATGAAA